The genome window GGTCGAATCGTCTGGATCGGCCGCGGCGCGGAATGCGATATTTCGGCCGTCGACGTGATTAGCACCGACGGTCGCCTGCGATTCCGCGTCGAACATCAAGCGTTCGATATTCCGGTTTGGGGCCGGCATCACGTCACTTCAGCCCTGGCGGCAATCGCCGTCGGTCGATCATTCGGATTGGACCTGCGCGAAATCGCGACGGCACTGACCACTTTCCGCTCGCTCCCGATGCGATGCGAGATGACCGGCGCCGCAGGCGTGCAAATCATCAACGACGCCTACGACTCGAATCCGACGTCGATGCGGGCCGCGTTGGAATTGCTGCGCGAAATCGACACTTCGGGCCGGCGAATTCTCGTCAGCGGCGATTACAGCAGCCTCGCCTTCGATAGTCCCGACGCGGCTGCGCTGTGGCACCAGCGATTGGGCGCGGATGTGGTCGATCGTTGCGGGGCCGATCAACTCATTGCCTGCGGCCGGCAAGCGGAGCGTGTAGCCACTGCCGCGATCGCTGCCGGAATGCCCGCCGATCGGGCCGTACCCTTCGCGCGGTGGGAAGAAACGCTCGAGCATTTGAGCGGCGTCGTGCGGGCGGGCGACGTCGTGCTGGTGAAAGGGGGCCGATCGATGGGCATGGAACGCATTGTCGAGTCGCTGAAATCACGGCTGGCGTCGAAGATTCCGTTGCGAATTGCGGCGTAGGCGATTTTTTCGAACCGTACACCCAAGGAAACATTAAGGCTCCATCGTAGACGCTCGGTTTGCGGGAACTGGAGCGTCACCCTCCCTCCTGGGGTAGGAGCATCAGCTTGCTGCAGGGCGGTTTCTGGGTCAACCGCTAGCGGCAAGTGCTTCGCGATGGAGCCTACGACTGAGCACCGGGGCGGCAAGTGCCGCTCCGGTGTCTCAGGGAACACGCGGCGCGTAGCGGCCGTGGTGCATCTCGCTGGGGCAGCCAGCCGAGGTTGGAAGCACCACACGCGGAACAATTCGTTGCCGCGACCCCCGGGGTCGCGGTTCGAGCGGCGATGGAAGCCATTTTCCATCGCTGTTCCGCTTTTAGGACCTTCTCGCAGACCGCCACACAAGCCCGACGCGTTAGCGAGGGGTATCTTTGACAGACCTTCACACTCCCTCGGTTTTGCCAAGAATCGCGGGCCACGGTCGAATACAGAGATATCCGAGCGCCGTCAACCCGCGCCCCTGGAATGCCTTCGCTGGACCTCCACCAATGACCTCCGAAAAGCTGCGAGCGAAACTGTCGCGACACAATCGGCTGCAAATCGCGATTGGCTCGGCGCTCTGCGCCGCGGCCCCCGTGCTATGGGTGGGATCGTTTTGGATCGGACGGTATTTATTTTATTTGCCATTCTCGATTGCCGGCGTGCAGGGAATGTGGGGGCCAAGCTGCTATGTCGCTTGGGCGTTTACAGCCATCCTGGCGTTCGAGGGGCTGCGTAGTTCGGGCCCGCTCTTCGAGCTCGACGATTTCGCGCAGTCGGGTTTCAGCGAATACGAAAGCCCTTTCACTTCGACAGCGGATACACGCCTGGTGGGCGCAACACTGGTAGAGGCTTGGGTCGTGACACAAACCTTATTTCTCGCGCCGCGAACAACCGTGTTCGCGATCAGAACCTTGCAATCGGTGACTCGCGCTTCCGATGCAACGATCGAGCAAGCTGCGGCGATCTTTACAGCGCTCGGCACGAATCGCCGCTGGCATGCGGCGCGCGACTTCGGCGATTGCGGTCCGGCAATCCGCTTCTTGAGCCGATTGCGGCTGATCTGGATGCAGGGCGGGTCAAATGGCCTGGAACTCCGCTTCCCTGCCGGCATGAGCGAAGCCGAATTGGTGTGAGATCTGTCGCGCAAGAGCCGGAGCAGCGCGCCTGCTATAATCGTTCCCGGTCGAAAGCCTAGCCTTTGCGGGCTCCATCGATTGCCGGCGTTCGCTGCCCAATCAACCGTGGAAGAAAAACGAAAGAATGAATCGAACCAGTTTTCTGACCCGCATTTGTTTTTTCGTTGCCGCGTGTTTGCTTTTCGTTTCTACCGCTGCGCACGCAGTTCTCGCAGCGGATTCGTCGCAGCAAGCCCCGCCGCGGCCGAATATCGTCTACATCCTCTGCGACGATCTGGGATACGGCGACGTGCATTGCTTGAACCCGCGACGAGGCAAAATCCCTACGCCGAATATCGATCGCTTGGCGACGCAGGGTATGGCATTTACCGACGCCCATGGCGGTTCGTCGGTTTGCACGCCGACGCGCTACGGCATTCTCACCGGGCGCTACGCTTGGCGCTCGCGGCTGCAAAGCGGCGTGCTGGCGGGCGAAAGTCCTCCGCTCATCGCCCCGCAGCGGCTGACCGTGCCCGTGCTGCTCAAGCAACACGGCTATGCCACGGCCTGCCTGGGAAAATGGCACCTCGGCTTGAAATTCGGCCCGCACGGTTATGCCGACTCGATCGAAGATGGCCCGCTCGAGCATGGATTTGACTATTTCTACGGCATCAGCGCATCGCTCGATATGCCGCCGTTCGCCTTCGTCGAAAACCACCGCTTCACGGAAATTCCCTCGGTGACCAAGAAGTGGTTGCGTGCCGGGCCAGCCGCGAAAAGCTTCGACGCAGTCGATGTTCTGCCGACATTGACCCGCAAAGCGGTCGCATATATTGGCGGCCATGCGGCGAGCGCGAAGTTAGGAAATCCGTTTTTCTTGTACCTCGCGTTCACCTCGCCGCACACGCCGATCGTGCCGACCGCCGAATGGCAAGGCAAAAGTCCGTTGGGGCCATATGGAGATTTCGTGATGCAAACCGATTGGGCGACCGGCGAAGTGCTGCACGCGATCGACAAAGCCGGCTTGGCCGACGACACGCTCGTCATCTTCACCAGCGACAACGGCTGCAGTCCGGCCGCCGGTGTCGACAAGCTCGAAGCCAAGGGGCACTACCCAAGCGCCGAATTTCGCGGATATAAGTCGGATATTTGGGACGGCGGCCACCGCATTCCGTTCATCGTCCGTTGGCCGGGCCAGGTGAAAGCCGCCGCCGCCAGCGATCAGCTCACCTGCCTTACCGACTTGCTGGCAACGTGCGCCGATTTGGTCGGCGACAAGCTTCCAGACAATGCCGGCGAAGACAGCGTCAGCATCCTGCCGGCGCTGTTGGGCCGCGACAAGGCGCCGCTGCGCGAAGCGGTCGTGCATCATTCGATCGACGGCCTGTTCGCGATTCGCCAGGGTCCGTGGAAGCTCGAGTTTTGCCCCGGCTCCGGCGGTTGGAGCACGCCGCACGATGCTCAAGCGACGAAAGCAGGTTTGCCCGAGATTCAGCTCTACAACATGCGGGGCGACGTCGGCGAGCGAACCAATGTCGAAGCCGACCACCGCGATATCGTCCGCCGCCTGACGAAGCTGTTCGAGCGCTACGTTGCGGAAGGCCGCAGCACGCCCGGCGCCACGCAGTCGAACGACGTGCGGGTCGAAATCTTCAAAACGGCCAGTGCCAAGGCGAGCGAAAAGCTGCGCGAAATCGGCGACTAAGAGCCCGTTGAAGTATTGCCCCATGGACGATTGCTTGTGTGCCACTGGCTCTGCCAGTGTCTTCATTGGGGAGCCTGCCAACTCGCAGCTCACACTGGCAGAGCCAGTGGCACACGAGAATCTGTCAACGATTTCCTCGCTAATGCTTCGGGCTTGTGTGCCGCAGTTCGCCGCTAGCATCTCGCGTTGCCATAGACCGGTTCGCCGCGCGCAGATACTATCTGCGACCCGATTTTTCTTGCGAGGTCTAACCATGTCTACCGGTTTCTTGGCCGATGGATTGATTGCCGGCGGCAATGTGCCAATCCACACGTCGACGTGCCCCTCCGACTCGCGCACCGTGCAACTGCTCGACCTGATCGGCAATACGCCGCTCGTGCCGCTGCGCGCGATCGACACCGGTCCGTGCGAACTGCTGGTGAAACTCGAGAACTGCAACCCCGGCGGTTCGATCAAAGATCGCATCGGCCGCTCGATGATCGAAGCGGCCGAGCGCGACGGCCGGATTCAGCCCGGCTCGACGCTCGTCGAAGCCACGGCCGGCAACACCGGCTTGGGCCTCGCGCTGATCGCGGCTCAAAAGCAATATCGCCTGATCCTCGTCATTCCCGACAAGATGAGCCAGGAAAAGGTGAACCATCTCAAGGCACTGGGGGCCGAGGTGGTGATGACCCGCAGCGACGTCGGCCGCGGCCATCCGGAATATTATCAAGACATGGCCGAGCAGATCGCCCGGCAAACGCCGCGCAGCTTCTACGTCAATCAGTTCAACAATCCAGCCAATCCGGCGGCCCACGAAACGACCACCGCTCCGGAAATCTGGCGGCAATGCGAAGGGCGGCTGGATGCGGTCGTGTGCGGCGTCGGCTCCGGCGGCACGCTCACCGGCCTGAGCCGCTATTTCGCCAAAGTCGCGCCGCATGTGGAAATCGTGCTGGCCGATCCGGTCGGCTCGGTGTTGGCTGATTACATCGCAACCGGCCGCATCGGCGAGGCCGGCTCGTGGCTCGTCGAAGGCATCGGCGAGGATTTTCTGCCGCCGATCGCCGATCTTTCCCGCGTGCGGCGGGCGTACCAGATTTCCGATCGCGAAAGTTTCGAGGTTGCCCGCGACCTGTTGCGGCGCGAAGGGCTGTTGGCCGGCTCGTCGTCGGGCACCCTCGTCGCCGCCGCCCTGCGCTATTGCCGCGAGCAGACCGAGCCGAAGCGCGTCGTTACGTTCGCCTGCGACTCGGGCAACAAATATCTTTCGAAAATGTACAACGACAACTGGCTTGCCGACCAGGGCATCGACCGCCGCGAGCGCACCGGCGATCTGCGCGACTTGATCAGCCGCCGGTTTGCCGATCAGGCCGTGGTCACCGTGGCGCCGAGCGATCCGCTTTATATCGCGCATACACGGATGCGATCGCACGACGTGTCGCAGCTTCCCGTCGTGCAGCGCAGCGCGATCGTCGGGCTGATCGACGAATCGGACCTGCTGTTGGCGGTGGCCGACGACCCGGCCGGCTTTCAGCAGCCGGTCGAGCGGCACATGATCTCCCGATTGGTGACGCTGCCGCGACACGCCCGGATCGACGAGGCGCGAGCGATTCTTACAAGTGGACTGGTGGTGATCGTCGCCGATGAAACAGGTTTTCACGGACTGATTACCCGGACCGACCTGTTGAACTTTTTGCGGCGGCGCTAACGCGCGAAACCGCAAGCGAGCTTCCCACGCCGAGTGGGCTGGTGGCTCGCTTGCGGTTTCGCGCGTCGAACATCAATCGGTTTTTGCGACATCAGGAAATGAACAAACATGCTTCACGAAACAACTCCGGCAATCGCTGGTGCGGCGACGAGTGTCGTCCCCGTCGTGCTGCCCCTCGCATCGACTTTGCCGCCGCGGCTCGGATTCGCCACGCGAGCGGTTCATGCCGGCCAGCATCCCGATCCGACGACCGGGGCGGTGATGCAGCCGATCTACGCCACGAGCACCTATGTGCAGCAGTCGCCCGGCGTACATAAGGGCTTCGACTACGGTCGTTCGCACAACCCGACGCGCTTCGCCTTCGAGCGCTGCGTGGCCGATTTGGAAAACGGGCAATCGGCGTTCGCGTTTGCCTCGGGCTTGGCTGCAGCAGCCACGGTGCTCGAGGTGCTCGACCATGGCGCGCACGTTGTCGTATGCGACGATTTATACGGCGGTTCGTATCGCCTGTTCGAACGCGTGCGCCGCCGCACGGCGAACCTCGATTTCACGTATGTCGATCCGACCAATCTGCCGGCGCTCGAAGCGGCCATATTGCCGAACACGCGGATGGTGTGGATCGAGTCGCCATCCAACCCGCTTTTGAAATTGGCCGACCTGGAGCGCATCGCCGCGCTCGCGGCGCGGCATCATTTGATCAGCGTCGCCGACAACACGTTTGCCACGCCGTTCGTGCAATGCCCCCTGACGCTGGGATTCGACATCGTCGTCCACTCGGTGACGAAATATCTCAACGGCCATAGCGACATGATCGGCGGAGCGGCGATCGTCGGCGATCGAAAAGATTTGGCAGATCAGCTTCGCTTCCTGCAGAACGCGGTGGGCGGGATTCTCGGGCCGTTCGATTGCTTTCTGGCCTTGCGCGGATTGAAAACGCTCTCGCTGCGCATGCAGCGGCACTGCGAAAGCGCGATGCAGATCGCCGATTGGCTCGAGCGCCGCGGCGACATCGTCCGGGTCTACTATCCCGGCCTGCGCTCGCACCGGCAGCACGATCTGGCCAAGCGCCAGATGCGCGCTTTCGGCGGAATGGTGTCGGTGGTGGTCGATGGCGGACAGCCACGGGCCAAACGGCTGCTCGAACGCTGCCGCATTTTTTCCCTCGCCGAAAGCCTCGGAGGCGTCGAAAGCCTCATCGAGCATCCCGGCCTGATGACCCACGCCTCGATCCCGGCCGCCCAACGGGCTGCGATCGGCATCGACGACGGATTGGTGCGGCTATCGGTCGGCGTCGAAGACGTGCAAGACCTGCTCGCCGATCTGGAGCAAGCGCTGCAGTAGGCCTTTTCGCACAGACTAAGCCGACTGCTGTATCGACTCGCCGATTATCTGGCTGACGCCTTCATGAAAGCTCGTAACGTGCGATCGAAAGTATCGCCTGTCATGCTGGGATTATACGTTGCCGCCGGGCGAAATGCCGAAGCGCGTCGGCGCGCTAACCCCTAGCGATTCTGCTGTCGAGCGGTTAGAGTCGAACGCGCATGACTCCGAAATTATGGGAATTCTGGATCGACGTCGGCGGCACGTTTACCGACTGCGTGGCTCGGCGGCCCGATGGCGCGCTCGTCCGGCACAAATTGCTCAGCTCGGGCGTCACCAAAGGAGCAGCCGGCGACGGCACAACCGCCATTGAAATCGTCGACCCGTTGCGCAAGTCCGACCCGCTGGGATTTTGGAACGGTTTCACGTTGCGATTGTTGGATTCCGGCGGCCAAGTCGCGGCGGAAGCGAGCGTCGCGTCGTTTGACGCTGCGACCGGCGGCCTGCGCTTGGTCGCTCCCATGGATGCGTTGCCACGAGTCGGGCAAGTTTATGAACTGTCGTCGGGACAGGAATCGCCGATCCTCGGTGTGCGATACCTGTTGCGGCTAGCGGCCGACGAGCCGATTCCGCAGGTGTCGGTCCGTTTGGGAACCACGCGCGGCACGAATGCGCTGATCACGCGCCGCGGCGCACGCACGGCGCTCGTGACTACCCGCGGATTCGGCGATTTGCCGTACATCGGCTATCAGAATCGCCCGAAGTTATTCGAATTGGCGATTCACAAGTTGCCGGTGTTGCCGGCGACGGTCGTCGAGATCGACGAGCGCGTCGCGGCCGACGGCGCGGTGTTGCGATCGCCCGATCCGGAAGCGATTCGCAGGCAATTGGCGGCACTGCGGCCGACGGGAATCGAATCGTTGGCCATCTGCTTGCTCCATGGCTTTGCCTATCCGGCCCACGAGCAACTCGTCGCCGAGATTGCTCGCCAAGTGGGCTTTGCGGAAATCAGCGTATCGAGCGTCGTGGCCCCGCTCGTGAAGATCGTTTCCCGCAGCGACACGACGGCGATGGATGCGTATCTGAATCCGATTTTGCGATCGTATATCGCCCGACTGCGAACGGCACTCGCGGACAGCGATTTGCGAATTCTCACCTCGGCGGGCGGTCTGGTCGCGGCAGAGCAATTCGTCGGCAAAGACAGCATTCTCTCCGGCCCTGCGGGCGGAGTCGTTGGTTTCTCACGCGTCGCAAGATCGGCCGGATTCGATCGGGCCATCGGATTCGACATGGGGGGCACGAGCACCGATGTCTCACGCTTCGATGGCCAATACGATTTGGAATACGAAACCGAGAAGTCGGGCGTCCGTGTCGTCGCGCCGATGATGGCCATCGAAACGGTCGCGGCCGGCGGCGGCTCGATCTGCCGTTTCGATGGCGTGAAGCTCGTCGTCGGCCCGGATAGCGCCGGCGCCGATCCCGGGCCCGCCTGCTACGGCCGCGGCGGTCCGCTTACGGTGACCGATTTGAACGTCCACTCGGGCAAAATTCTTCCCGGCGGCTTTCCGTTTCCGCTCGATCTCGACGCCGTCGACCGCCGGCTGAGCGAATTGGCCGCCGAGGTCGCCGCGGCGACGGGCCGGCGCTATTCGCCGGCTGAAATGGCCGACGGATTGCTCCGCGTGGCGAATGTGAACATGGTTCGCGCGATTCGCAAGGTATCGATCGCCCGCGGCTGCGACCCGCGGCAATATGTGCTGGTGCCGTTTGGCGGCGCGGCGGGGCAGCATGCCTGCGCGGTGGCCCGGCAATTGGGCGTTGGGCAACTTCTCACGCACCCCGACGCGGGCCTGCTCAGCGCTCGGGGCATTGGGCTGGCCGATGCGGTGCGGCATCGAGTGGAAGGCATTTATGGCCCCTATTCGCAAGAAACGCTTGGCACGGTGGAGCGGATTTGGGACCGGCTCGCCGAAGAAGCCCGCGCGGAAATCACCGCGGAAGATTCGCTTGGGCAATTCAACCAGGAGGCGATCGAAATCCGGCGGCGGATGGACCTGCGCTATCGCGGCACGGATACATACTTGACGATCGATCGGCCTGCCGACGGCGATTTTGCAGCGGCCTTTCGCGCCGAACATAGCCGGCTGTATGGCTACACCCATGCCAAACGTCCGCTGGAGATCGTGGCAGCGCGGATCGAAGCGATCGGCCGGCAAGCGGAGTCGTTGTCGCAATCGGGCCGCGTCGCATCTCGCCCGCTCTCTACAAAGCGGCAGACAACCGTCCGCTTCGATGGCAGGCCACTCGACACGCAGGTTTTCCGTCGCGACGAACTTCGACCGGGCCATCGCTTTGCCGGTCCGGCGATCGTGCACGAGTTCGCCTCGACGACGGTCGTCGATCCCGGCTGGGAGGCGGAAGTTCTCAGCGGCGGAGAAATCCTGCTAAACGACACCGCGCAAGAGGAGCCCGCATCGCGGGAGCCCGATGTGCTAGCAAGGGAATCGTCGGACGAGATCAAATCCTCGGGGCAGATGCCTCAAGCTCTGGCGGCGTTTGGCAAGCAGCAAAACGGCAACAGCGGGGCGGACGGCACACGGAGTGTGCCTGCTACGGTGGACGCCGATCCGGTGCTGTTGGAAATTTTCAACAACCATTTCGCCGGGATTGCCGAGCAGATGGGGGTCGTTCTGCGCGATACGGCTTCGAGCGTGAACGTGAAGGAGCGGCTCGATTTTAGCTGTGCGATTTTCACCGCTCATGGCGAATTGGTCGTGAACGCTCCGCATATTCCCGTGCATCTCGGAGCGATGGGGCAAACGGTTCGTTGCATTTTGGCCGACAATCCGGCGATCGAACCCGGCGACGTGTTCGTGACCAATGACCCGTATCGCGGCGGCTCGCATTTGCCGGATGTGACCGTCGTGACGCCGGTTCACGAGCCGGTGGCGCTCGCCGTCGCGGGCGGCCGTTCGCCGCGGTTGCTGTTCATCACGGCGAGCCGAGCGCACCATGCCGAGATCGGCGGGATGGTTCCCGGTTCGATGCCTCCGAAATCGAAGAACCTGGCCGAGGAAGGAGTGCTGATTCGCAACTTCCGCTTGCTTGCCGCGGGCGAACCGCGGTTCGATGCGCTCGGCGAATTGCTATCCTCCGCTCCGCTTCCCAGCCGCGCGGTGGCCGACAATCTGGCCGATGTCGCGGCGCAAGTCGCAGCGAACCGGCAAGGCGTCGTGCAACTCGAAGCGCTCGTGGCGCGGGAGGGTTGGCCGATGATCGAGGCCTATATGCGGCACATTCAAACTGCGGCCGAGCGGAAGACACGGATCGCCCTTTCCCGGCTTTCGCCCGGCCGGCGCGAGTTTGTCGATCATCTCGACGATGGTTCGCCGATTCGAGTCGCGATCACGCTATTCCCCGGTTCCGATGGGCCGGCCGCCGAAATCGATTTCACGGGCACGGGCCCGGTGCTACCCGGAAACCTGAATGCCAATCAGGCGATTGTCACGGCGGCGCTGATGTATGTGCTGCGGCTGTTGATCGATGAAGATATTCCGCTGAACGAAGGCGTATTGTCACCGGTGCGCGTGGTGTTGCCGGAGTGTTTGTTGAATCCACCGTCGCGTGATCGGCCGGAGCTTTGCGCCGCGATGGCGGGGGGCAATGTCGAAACCTCGCAGCGCGTCGTCGATGTGTTGCTGGGCGCATTCGGTTTGGCCGCGGCCAGCCAAGGCACGATGAACAATCTGCTGTTCGGCGATGCGCATTTCGGCTATTACGAAACGCTGTGCGGCGGCTCCGGCGCCACGGCCGACGAGCCCGGCGCCGACGCGGTGCACACGCACATGACCAACACGCGGCTCACCGACCCGGAAATTCTCGAGCGGCGATATCCGGTGCGGCTGTTGGGATTTTCGATTCGCCGCGGCTCCGGCGGCCGGGGACAGAGGCGCGGCGGCGATGGCGTGGTGCGCCGGCTCGAATTCTTGCGCCCCTTGGAAGTGTCGATTCTATCGCAGCGCCGCGGGCCGTATCCGCCCTACGGCATGGCGGGCGGAGAACCGGGTTCGCTTGGCCGCAACACGCTACGCCGCGCCGACGGCACGACGCTCGATCTCGGCGCGTGCAGCCAATTTTCGCTCGCCCTGGGCGACGTTCTTACCATTGAAACGCCCGGCGGCGGCGGTTGGGGCGCGGAAGGCTGAACTTCGCGCCACGCCGCGCTGCCGTGTTGTCAATCCGCGAGCGTCGATTGCACAACCGAAGCCGAGGGCAATTCGTGGACGAAAAGCGAATCGGCGTCCAGCGACGATCGGGCCAATTCCACGATATGCCGATGGTGCGTGAACAGGATCACTTGCGCGCGCGCCGAGAATTCGGCAAGCAATTGCAATGTCGCGGCCGATCGTTCGTCGTCGAAGCGGATCAGGATGTCGTCGACGATGAATGGAATCGGTGGATGTGTTTCGAGATATTCGCTCAGCCACGCCAGCCTCACGGCAAGAAAAAGCTGGTCGGCCGTGCCGTCGCTCATTTCCGACATGCGAACCAGCCGGTCATCGGCGGCGCGAACGGCCATGAGTTCCGGCCGCCCCTCGCTGTCAAACTCTTCCTTCAGTCCGGCAAAGGCCCCCAGCGTCAGACGGCAAAGGAATTCGCCGGCCCGCCCAATGATGGGGCCCTGGTGCCGCTTGCGATATCGCTCGATCCCTATTTTCAATGTCGCAAGCGAGATTTGGAGCCGAGCATATTCCCGGGCGGCGCCGCCGATTTGAGTCATCAGGTCGTGGACTTGCTCGGCAGCGTCGGCAGCTTTGGCGCTTGAATCCATCATGTCGAGCGCATGCCGCTCCTCGCCGATCTTTGGGCCGAGCTGGTCCTTCAATTCGCGGTCGAGTTGGTCGATTTGTTGGTCGAGCTGGCGAATCCGCGGCTCGAGCGCGTCGGCATCTGCTGTTTGCGCTTCCGCGATGAAGACCGCCAGCGGCTGGCCGGCGCTGAAATCGCGCATCCTTTCTTCTTGACCGCGGATCGTTTTCTCGAGCTCACGGCGTTCGAACGATCGATCTTCCGCGCCGGGCAGATCGGCGACGGTTTCGCATCGGGCTTCCTGGCAGAGCGATTCCATTTGAATCTGCGCTTTCTCGATTGCTTCGCTGGCAGCGGCAAGACATTGCCGCTCGTCGGCCAACTGCTTTTCGAGCAGCGCCCGATTTCGATCGGCGGCAAGCGCGGCATGAAGTCGCTGTCCCAATTCCTCGGCGGCACGATCGGCGGGCAAATCCTTCAAGTCCGGCGCGACTTGGTCTGCCAATTCCCGAACGTCGGCCGCGAACTGTTCCATTGCCTGATCCATTTCGCCGATCCGTTCACGGGCCTCTTTGACACCTTGCTGCTTTTCGCGCAATTGCGCGAGCAGGTCGAGTACCGCGTTGGCTTCATTCGGGCTCCCAGCGGCATCGAGCGGCAAATCGGCAATCACGGCGGCCCATTCTTTTTGCCAGGTGTCAAGCTTGACTTGGGCGGCCGATAATCTGTGCTGCGCCCGCTTCTGCTCCTTTTCCAACCGTTCCGATTCGACGGTAAGATCGCGGTGCTGCCGAACGATGTCGGCCGCTTCATCGATCCACCGGGTGGCGGCGGCGACGAGTTGCTCGAGCGTGGGGCTCGGCGGCAGTTGTGCGGGGTCGAAGGCGGAAAGGAGTTCGACGAGGCGGCTGCGGTGTTGCTCAACCCGCTCTTGCAACTGCTGAGCCCGATCGCGCTGCCGGCGCAGCGATTCCGCCTGTTGCACCAATTCGGCATGTTGCCGGCTCCAGCGAAGCATTTCGCGCGGCGTCAGCGGAGCATTGCAAACCGGCTGCCAAAGCCGATTCCAATCAGCGAGTTCTCTTTCGCGGCGAGCGGCAACCGATTGCAGTTGCTCCGACAAGGCGGCGATTCGCCGGGCACACTCCGACTGCTGAGCCGCGAGTTGGGCATGCGTGGCAACGCGATCAGCCTCGCGGCGCAAGCGGTCGGCGACCTGATCGCTGGCTTCCACGCCCCGTCCGAAGGCGGCTGCGAGTTGTTCCGAACCCCGTTCGCCCGCAAGCCACGACTGGCGAATCGACTGCCAGACTCGTTCGCGCTCTTGCCGGGCTGCTTGTAGATCGCCCTCGGTGGGCACATCGAATTCGAGCCGCAGGGCGTCGAACGTTCGCTCGAGTTCGCCCGCCTCTACGCGGTGCTCCTCCAATCGCCGATCCGCGGCTTTTTGCTCCTTGTCGATGTCGGCGAATTCCTTTTCGAAGCGCTCGATCG of Pirellulales bacterium contains these proteins:
- a CDS encoding AAA family ATPase; its protein translation is MRILELRLLACGPFTDFALDLSDGRRGLHLIFGPNEAGKSSALRAITYLCFGFPTQLNDDFVHPYAALRVGARLRNDRGEELDFVRRKAAKGSLRDREDSAIVEEEALRGFLGGIDPMRFKTFFGIDHGMLVKGGKEIIEGGGDTGQILFSAGGANDLREILSGLQKDAEKLFAPTARNRDLNRLLTELSDAKRAMRDHQLPAREWEEHHQAFARASKRKQEAEVDLHEACAEKSRLERIAKALPLIARLADLGQKAVPLSATVLLTADFTKRRQAAQQHLRDAEREQNRARAKIEERQQQLGELDIPTSLVERRSAVEPLAQELGVYRRAQRDRPKQDAKARQFEADAAELLRQLGNGLNLAAAETLHLPESKRVRIRDLGSQYGTLVKEVEDWDVKLAELEPAIQESAAQLLRLPAARDAGALALAVQDALRLGNIEEELSAARNGCESSSKQLAIALGRLSLWLGTIDELETIAVPLSETIERFEKEFADIDKEQKAADRRLEEHRVEAGELERTFDALRLEFDVPTEGDLQAARQERERVWQSIRQSWLAGERGSEQLAAAFGRGVEASDQVADRLRREADRVATHAQLAAQQSECARRIAALSEQLQSVAARRERELADWNRLWQPVCNAPLTPREMLRWSRQHAELVQQAESLRRQRDRAQQLQERVEQHRSRLVELLSAFDPAQLPPSPTLEQLVAAATRWIDEAADIVRQHRDLTVESERLEKEQKRAQHRLSAAQVKLDTWQKEWAAVIADLPLDAAGSPNEANAVLDLLAQLREKQQGVKEARERIGEMDQAMEQFAADVRELADQVAPDLKDLPADRAAEELGQRLHAALAADRNRALLEKQLADERQCLAAASEAIEKAQIQMESLCQEARCETVADLPGAEDRSFERRELEKTIRGQEERMRDFSAGQPLAVFIAEAQTADADALEPRIRQLDQQIDQLDRELKDQLGPKIGEERHALDMMDSSAKAADAAEQVHDLMTQIGGAAREYARLQISLATLKIGIERYRKRHQGPIIGRAGEFLCRLTLGAFAGLKEEFDSEGRPELMAVRAADDRLVRMSEMSDGTADQLFLAVRLAWLSEYLETHPPIPFIVDDILIRFDDERSAATLQLLAEFSARAQVILFTHHRHIVELARSSLDADSLFVHELPSASVVQSTLAD